Within the Planctomycetota bacterium genome, the region GAGTTTTTCGAGCCCGACTGTCTGCTCATCGGCGTCGAGGTCAATCTGCTCATCCGGAACAATCCCTCGCTCTGGCCGGCCTACGTCGATCTTCACCGCCATGTCTATTCGGGCCTCAAGGCGCTCTTTCCCGAACTTCCGGTGGCCGTGTCCTTCTTCAGCGTCCCGTTTTTCCCGGAAGCGTCGCCGGCCGACGACCTGGCCGCCCAGCGGGCGGGGCTGGCCGACCTGACGCCCTGGCTCGACTTCGTGGCCTTTTCGGTCCATCCCTTCATGAGCGCGTTCCTGGCCGACACGTTTCCGGACGACTCCTTCGACCGCCTCTTCGCGGAGACGGCCCGGCCGATCGCGATCTCGGAGAGCAGTTACCCCGCGCAAGTGTGGTCGAACGCCGCAGGAACGACGTGGTACGGATCGCCGGAGAAGCAGGATGCCTTTCTCGCCAAGATGCTCTCGGCGGCGGACCGGCGCCGCGCGCGGTTCGTCATCTGGTTCTGCATCCGCGATTACGACGCCCTCTGGAACGGCGTCCTCGGACGCTCGGAGGAGGCGCTCGTCTGGCGGGACACGGGCCTCTACGACGAAGCGGGGGCGGAGCGTCTTGCGCTGCGCTCGTGGCGCTCGTACCGCCTCCGCCCGTGGGCTCCCTGATTCCCCGGGCTTCCGCTTTCCGGTCCGTTCGCTTTACCGCGCCGTATCTTTTCGGGCGGGATCCTACCAAACGGTATCCCGACGGGGCCGCGCTCCGGGGGCGCCGGCTGGCATGAAGGTTGCTTCTCTCTCGTCGGTTTAAGATCCAGGGTCGGTCCCATGGAACCTCGGGAGGAGCCGTTGAAGCCGTTGACGCCTCGGCAGCGCGAGCTGATGCGCCTGATCCAGGGCCTCGCCCCGGACGCGCGGCATACGATCAAGATCGTCTGCCGGGGATCCGAGCCCTGGGAGATCCAGGAGATCGTCGAACATCGAAAGATCGGAGACGTGAAGCCCGACGGCGCCAAGTAGCGCAGAAGGGGTTTTCCGGCGCCCCGAGAGGGCGCCGGAGCCGGCACGGAGCCCACTCGAACTCAAGCCGGCGTCCCCGCGAGGGGATGCCGGCTTTTGTTTTTTCGGATCGCACGAGCCATGTGGGTCGCGGTTGCGCGGTTGGAGGACCTGCCTCCGCAAAGCGCGCGGGTGGCGCGCGCCGGAGGGCGCGAAATCGCTCTCGTCCACGGCAAGGACGGAATCTTCGCGCTCGACAACGTCTGCCCTCACGCGGGAGGCTCACTGGGGGAGGGCGTGGTGCAGGGGAACGGCGTCACCTGCCCCCTCCACGGCTGGCAGTTCGACGGCCCTTCGGGGAAATGTCTGACGGAAAAAAGAGCCCCTCAGGAACGCTACGCCGTCCGCGTGGAGAAGGCCGAGATCCTCGTGGAGCTGCCCGATCCCGCGGGTCCGACCGCCGCGCCGGCCTCCGAGTGGATCGCCGTGGCCGACGCCTCCGAGATGCGGCCGGGCACCGTGCGCGCCGCCAAGGCGGGCGCACAGGCCGTGGTTCTGGCCGCCACCGACCAGGGCGTCTTCGCCCTCGCCCAGGCCTGCTGCCACGAAGGCGGCCCCCTCGGAGAAGGCACCCTCGAGGGCAAAATCCTCACCTGCCCGTGGCACAACTGGCAGTTCGACTGCCGCACCGGAAAGTGCCTCACGGACAAGCGGTTCTCTCAGAAGACCTTCGAAACCAAGGTGGACGGAGGCAAAGTCTGGGTGCGTCCCGGCGCCGCCCCGCCGCCTTCGGCCAAGACGCCGGAAGATCCCGCCGTCGCCCTGAGCTCCGTCGAACAGTGGAAGCGGGCCAAGCACGGAATCGACGTCTGGCCGGACGTCCTGCGCTACGCGCGGGAGAAAACGCCCATGGACCGCATCGAGGTCCCCGACCTCGAGCGCATGAAGTGGTACGGCTTCTTCTATCGCAAGAACAACGACAACGACCGCTACATGGTCCGCGTCCGGATCCCCGGCTGCGAGATGACCAGCGAGCAGGCCCGCGCGCTCGCCTACATCGCCTACGAATCCGGGTACAGCATCCTCGACGTGACGACCCGAGGCAACATCCAGATCCAGGGCTTGACGATCGACAAGCTTCCGGCCGTCCGCGCGGCGCTGGAGCGCGTGGGACTGACCGCCCGACAGTCCGGACACGACAACGTCCGCAACGTGACCTCCCACCCCTACAGCGGCATCGACCCCGAGGAGCTCCTCGATACGAGGGATCTGGCCCGCCAGATCCAGGACCTCGTCATCGGCGACCGCGACTTTTCCGATCTTCCCCGCAAATTCAACATCGCCCTGGTAGGGCGCCCTTCGGCCCCCGCGCACGCCTGGACGCAGGATCTATGCTTCGTCGCCGCCCGCGGGCCCGACGGGTCGATCGGCTTCCGGCTGCTGCTCGGAGGCAACCAGGGGCAGGCGCCCCGCCTGAGCTGGCCGATCCCCGTGTTCGTCCGTCCCGGCGAAGTCCGCGAGGTCGCCGCCGCCGTTCTGCGCACCTTCCGCGAATGCGGCTGGCGGCACAATCGGCACCAAGTGCGCTTCCGGTTTCTCATCGAGCGCCTGGGGCCCGACGGGGTGCTTCTCGAGATCGAGAAACGCCTGGGCCGGGAAATGACGCGCTTCCCCCAGCCGCCTCCGCCCCCGGCGGGCGAAGAGGATTTCATCGGGTGGTTCAAGCAGAAGCAGGACGATCTCTGGGCGCTCGGGGTGTGCGTTCCCGTCGGGCGCCTCACCTGGGACCAGATGGAGGGCCTGGCCCTCGTGGCGCGCCAGTACGGCTCGGGGACCCTGCGGACGACCTACGACCAGAACCTCGTTCTGCCGGGGATTCCTTCGGCGGTGCGCCCGAAGGTGGGCTATGCCATCGCCCGCTACGGCCTGAGCTTCGAGCCGGATTCCTGGACCCGAAACACCGTGGCCTGCACCGGCAAGCAGTTCTGCAACCTCGCGGTCACCGAGACCAAAGGATACGCCTACCGGCTGATCGAGGAGCTGCGCCGCCGCAAGGTGCCGCTTCACGGAATTCACCTGGCGATGAGCGGATGCCCGAGTTCCTGCGCCATGAGCTACACGGCCGACATCGGCCTCAAGGGCGTCAAGATCCGCCGGGGGCTTCGGGTGGTGGACGCCTTCGACGTCTATCTGGGCGGCGGCTGCGCGGGCGAGATCCAGATGGGGGTCCTTTACCGGAAGGCCGTGCCGTTCGACCAGCTTCCCGAGCTTCTCGAGCGGGTGGTGCGGGAATTCTATCTCCGGCGCGGCGACAACGACACGTTCAGCGCCTACTGGCGGGCGCGCCTGCGCGGCGCCAAGGCCGAAAAACCCAAGGAGGATCTGCCCCGCTGGCTGTGCGGGGCGTGCGGACACCTTCACGTGGCGGAGGATCCGCCCCCCTTCTGTCCGGTGTGCGCGGCGCTGCGGGCCCGCTTCGAGCCCGCGCCTGAAGAAAGTCCCGCCTCCGAGACCCCGCCAACCGGCCCGTGGGCGTGCGGCTCCTGCGGGCATAAGCCCGAGGGGGATCCCCCCGAGCTCTGCCCCGTGTGCGGCGCTCCCCGGAGCGGGTTCCGCCGCGGAGCTCCGGCCGCCGCCCGGCCCGCGCCCCCCCCGGCGGGGAAGCGCCTTCTCATCGTGGGCGGAAGCATCGCCGGCCACACCGCCGCACAGACGGCCCGGGAACTCGACCCCGCCTGCCGCATCACCCTCGTCACCGACGAAAAGCATTCCTTCTACAACCGCCTCAATCTCACCCGATATCTCGCCGAGGAGGTCAAGCGCGACGATCTCTTCGACTACACGGCCGACTGGTACGCCGAGCGCCGCATCGAGGTCCTGACGGGCGCGCGCGTGATCGGCCTGGATCCCGTCAAGAAGACGGCCCTTCTCGACGAAGGCCGCGAACTTCCGTTCGACGCCTGCATCCTGGCCCACGGAAGTTCCGCCGCCCTGCCGCCCTTCTGGCGGCCCGACGTGCCGGGCGTGTTTCTCCTTCGGACGCTCGAGGACGTCGAGGGGATTCTGGGACGGGCCAAGCCGGGAGCCCGGGCGGTCGTCATCGGCGGCGGCGTCCTGGGACTCGAGGCGGCGTACGGAATCGTCAAGCGCGGCGGCTCGGTGCGGGTCTTTGAGCTCGCGCCCCGGCTCATGCCCCGGCAGCTCGACCTCGCCGCGGCGGCTCTCTTCGCGGAGAAGGTCCGCCGGAAGGGAATCGAAGCTCATTGCGGCGCGGCCGTGCGGACCCTCTCGGAGGGCGTTCTTGAGCTTTCCGACGGACGGCGGTTCGAGTTCGATCTGGCGGTGGTGTCCACCGGCATCCGCCCCAACATCGACTGGGTGAAACGCTCCGGGCTCCACTGTGCGCGAGGGGTGCTCGTGGACGATCGGATGCAGACGTCCGCCGAGGGGATCTTCGCGGCGGGGGACGTCGTCGAATGGCGCGGCCAGGTCGTGGGGCTTTGGGGAAACGCGATCGAGCAGGCCAAAGTGGCCGCGGCGGGCGCCGTCGGGAAACTCGCCTTTTTCCAGGGGTTCCTGCCGGTGACGATCCTCAAGTGTCTGGGGATTCCCCTCGTTTCCATGGGCGAAATTCTCGAGGACGGAGGCGGGGTGACCTCCCACGTGCGGAACGACGCCGCCGCGGGCACGTACCGGCGCGTCATCTTCCGCCACGGGATTCCGGTCGGCGGGATCCTTCTGGGAACGTCGGCGGGGATGGGCGAAATGCGCAAGCTCATCGAGGGAGGCCTGGAGCTCGAGAAGCTCAAGAAGAAGGTCGCCCCCGAGGAGGCGGTGGCCGTCCCATGATCGCCTACTTCCGATCGCTCGATCCGAAGGGGGTCCGCGCCGGCCTCCTCGCGGTGGCGGCGCTCGGGGCGGGAATCGTCCTGGGCTCCCGCACGCTGCGGTATTACGATCCGATTCTCCTGACGTACACCTTCGGGACGCTCTTCTCCGCCTTCGCGGTGGCGTACCGCTACGCGGTGTGGCTCCAGCGGCCGGCGACGCGCATGTACGCCGGACGGGTGCCGGAGCTTCTGCGACGGGGCGGCTGGGGACGGAACCTCGCGTTTCTGGCCCGCGCGGCCTGGGAGAACCTCCTGGCTCAGCGCTTCATTCGCCGGCGCGGCCGGCTCCGCTGGGTGACGCACTTCCTCATCGCCTGGGGCTGTGCCCTGGCGGGGGCCGTGACCTTTCCACTGGTCTTCGGATGGCTCCACTTCGAGAGCGTTCCCGAGCGGCCGGAAATCTACCGGGTGCTCTTTCTGGGGGTCGCGGTGGGAAGCTTCGACACGTCGTCTCCCGTGCGGTACGTCCTCTTCAATCTTCTCAATCTTTCGGCGGTCCTCGTGATCGTGGGGGTGGCTCTGGCGCTTCGCCGGAGGCTGCGGGATCCGGCGTCCCTGGCCCGCCAGCAGTTCGGAAACGATCTTGTGCCGCTCATCCTGCTTCTGGCGATTTCGGTGACGGGGCTCATGCTCACCTTCAGCACGCACGCGCTTGGAGGCGCCGGCTCCCAGGTGCTTTCCCTCGTTCATGCCCTCACGGTGTGCGCCACGCTCCTTTATCTGCCGTTCGGGAAGCTCTTTCACATCGTCCAGCGGCCGCTCCATCTGGCGGTGCATCTCTACCGCCGCGCGGAGGAGAAGGAGCCCGCCGCCCGCTGCCGTCGCTGCGGAGAGGCCTTCGCGCCGGCGCGGCAGATGGAGGATCTGCGACAGGTTCTGGCCGCGTCCGGATTGGCGCTTGAGGTCGATGTATGCCCCCGATGCCGGCGGCGCGCGATCGGCGTGAGCCAGGGGCGGTTCCTGGCGGAGGCGCGCCGTGGCTAGGCCGCCCCTTTCGATCGAGGATCTGGTGGCCGCCTACGGCCCGCGCCTCCACGACGCGCCGCCCGGGGGATGGGAAGACCGCCGGCCCCCCGACCGACGGGTCCGCACGCACTGCTGCTTCTGCGGCGTGCAGTGCGGCATTCAGCTCAAAGTCCGCGACGAACGCGTCGTGGGCTTCGAGCCGTGGGAGGAGTTCCCGGTCAACCGCGGCATGCTCTGTCCCAAGGGCGTCAAGCGGTACCTCCAGGGAAGCCATCCCGACCGGCTCCTGGCGCCTCTTGTCCGGACCGACGGGGGGTTCCGGGAGGCGGACTGGCCCGAGGCGCTCGATCTCGTGGAGGCGGGCATCCGGCGCGTCCAGGAGCGCTGGGGGAGGGACGCCTTCGCGGTGCTGTCGGGCGCGTCGCTGACGAACGAGAAGGCCTACCTCATGGGCAAGTTCGCCCGGGTGGCCCTGCGGACGAAGAACATCGACTACAACGGGCGCCTCTGCATGGTTTCCGCGGGAGCCGCCAACCGGATGGCGTTCGGCATCGACCGCGCGGCCAACCCCTGGAGCGACCTTCCGCTGGCCGAGACGATCATCGTGGCCGGGGCGAACATCGGCGAGTGTTTTCCGGTCCTGACGGATTACCTCTGGCGCGCCCGCGACCGGGGCGCGCGCCTTATCCTGATCGACCCCCGGATCACGCCTGTGGGGCGGACGGCGGATCTGGTTCTGCCCGTCCGCCCCGGGCGTGACTCTGCGCTTCTGAACGGGCTTCTGCACGTCTGCCTCCGGCGGGGGTGGATCGACCGCGACTTCATCGCGCATCACACGACGGGTTTCGAGGCGGTTGAGCGGGTCGTGCGGGAGTACACCCCGGAGCGCGTGGCGTCGATCGCCGGCGTTCCGGCGGTCGCGATCGAGCGCGCCGCGGAGGCGTGGGGAACGGCCCGGACGGGGATGTTCCTCCATGCGCGCGGCATCGAGCACCACACCAAGGGGGTCGAGAACTGCCTGGCGGCGATCAACCTCGTTCTGGCCACCGGCAAGATCGGCCGGCCGGGCTGCGGGTATTCCACGATCACCGGGCAGGGCAACGGCCAGGGCGGGCGCGAGCACGGCCAGCGGTGCAACCAGCTCCCGAGCGGCCGGGATATCGACAATCCCGAGCACCGCCGCCTCGTGGCCGAGCGCTGGGGAGTGTGCGAGGAGGAGCTGCCCGGGCCGGGGCTGCCCTCCACCCAGATGATGGAGGCGATCCACCGGGGGGAAATCCGCGGGCTTCTTTCGATCTGCTTCAATCCTCTGGTGTCGCTTCCGGACGCCGAGCACACGCGGGCGGCTCTCGAGAAGCTGGAGTTCTTCGCGGTCATCGACTTCTTCATGTCCGAAACGGCGCGCCATGCGGACGTGATTCTGCCCGGATCGCTTCACGAGGAGGACGAGGGGACGGTGACGACGGCCGAGGGACGCGTGGTGCGCGTCCGCCAGGCGGTCCGTCCGCCCGGAAAGGCCCGCCTCGACTGGGAAATCGTCTGCGATCTGGCGCGGCGGTTCGCCCCGTGGGACCGCTTTCCGTATTCGTGCGTGGAGGACATCTTCCGGGAGCTGCGGCACGTCTCGCGCGGCGGGACGTGCGACTACTACGGAATCACCTACGAGAAGATCGAGCGGCAGCACGGCGTATTCTGGCCCTGCCCGGAGCTCGACCATCCGGGCACGCCGCGGCTCTTCGAGGGGGGGCGCTTTTATCACCCGGACGGGCGGGCCCGGTTCCATGCGGTCGAGTACCGTCCGCCCGCGGAGGACGTGGACGAGGAGTATCCCGTGATCCTGACCACCGGCCGCGTGGTTTCCCAATACCTGAGCGGGAGCCAGACGCGCCGGATCGGTCCCCTCGTCGAGCAGTATCCCGAACCCCGGGTGGAGATGCATCCGGAGCTGGCGGCGCGCGTGGGGGTGGCCACCGGCGAGCGCGTGCGGGTGACGAGCCGCCGCGGCGAGGTGATCCTTCCGTGCCTGGTGACCCGGACGATCCGTCCGGACACGGTGTTCATCCCGTATCACTGGCCCGGCGAGAAGTCCGCGAACCGGCTGACGCTGCGGGCGCTCGATCCGGTTTCGAAGATTCCCGAGTTCAAGGTGTGCGCCGTGCGGGTGGAGAAGGCGCCGTGATCGATCCGGAGCTGGAGTTCGTCCTGGATCCCTCGCGCTGCATCGGCTGCCGCGCGTGCGTTCACGCCTGCGCGGAATGCGAGACGCACCGGGGAATCTCCATGATCCACCTCGAGGAGGCGGACCGGGCGGAGTCCACCCAGACGGTGCCGGTGGTGTGCCTGCACTGCGAGGATCCGGCCTGCGCCAACGCCTGTCCCGCCGATGCGATCAAGAAGACCGACGACGGCGTCGTGCAGTCGGCGCTGCAGTCGCGCTGCGTGGGGTGCTCGAACTGCGTTCTGGCGTGCCCGTTCGGGGTGCCCCGCTACGTCGCCCGGATCGACCAGATGATGAAGTGCGACCTGTGCTACGACCGCACGTCGGCCGGCAAGCGTCCGATGTGCGCCACGGTCTGTCCGAGCGGGGCGCTCTGGTTCGGGCCTCGGCGGGCGCTCGAGGGGACGCGCCGGGAGCGGCCCGCGTACCGGTTTCGGTTCGAGGGCCAGGTCGTGCGGACGAAGGTGGGCATGATGGTCCCTCCGGGGGCGGATGAGCTGGACGTGGCCCGCTGGATGGGGGAAGGAGGAGGCGATGGCCGGAACGCCGGCGTGGAAGGACGACTTCCCGATCTCGTGGGCCGATGACCACTACGTGACGCGGCGGGAGTTCACGAAGTCGCTGGTTCTGGTTTCGGGGGCGGCCTGCGCGGCCAACGGGACGCTGGCGGCGCTCGGGCTGCGCGACGCGCGGGCGGCGGCGCCGGAGCCCGTGCGGATCGGGACGGTGCGGGATCTTCCCGTCGGGGGTTCGCGGGTGTTCGAGTATCCGGGGCCGGGGGCGCCGTGCCTGCTCGTGCGCCTCGAGGAGGACCGTTTCGAGGCGTTCGGACAGAAGTGCACGCACCTGGGCTGCCCGGTGGTTTTCCGCGCGGCGACCCGGAAGCTTCACTGCCCGTGCCACGAAGGCTACTTCAGCGCCGAGGACGGGCGGGTGCTGGCGGGCCCGCCGCCGCGGCCGCTGCCCCGGATCGAGCTGGAACGCCGAGGAGACGAGCTGTGGGCGATCGGGATTCGTCGCTGAGAGCGCGGCGCGCCGAGCGGGCGCGGGAGATGTCCGTGATCTACGCCGTGATGGCGTGCCTGGTCCTTCTCATCCTCGTGCAGTTTCTTCTCCTCATGGCGGCGGT harbors:
- the cobG gene encoding precorrin-3B synthase, coding for MWVAVARLEDLPPQSARVARAGGREIALVHGKDGIFALDNVCPHAGGSLGEGVVQGNGVTCPLHGWQFDGPSGKCLTEKRAPQERYAVRVEKAEILVELPDPAGPTAAPASEWIAVADASEMRPGTVRAAKAGAQAVVLAATDQGVFALAQACCHEGGPLGEGTLEGKILTCPWHNWQFDCRTGKCLTDKRFSQKTFETKVDGGKVWVRPGAAPPPSAKTPEDPAVALSSVEQWKRAKHGIDVWPDVLRYAREKTPMDRIEVPDLERMKWYGFFYRKNNDNDRYMVRVRIPGCEMTSEQARALAYIAYESGYSILDVTTRGNIQIQGLTIDKLPAVRAALERVGLTARQSGHDNVRNVTSHPYSGIDPEELLDTRDLARQIQDLVIGDRDFSDLPRKFNIALVGRPSAPAHAWTQDLCFVAARGPDGSIGFRLLLGGNQGQAPRLSWPIPVFVRPGEVREVAAAVLRTFRECGWRHNRHQVRFRFLIERLGPDGVLLEIEKRLGREMTRFPQPPPPPAGEEDFIGWFKQKQDDLWALGVCVPVGRLTWDQMEGLALVARQYGSGTLRTTYDQNLVLPGIPSAVRPKVGYAIARYGLSFEPDSWTRNTVACTGKQFCNLAVTETKGYAYRLIEELRRRKVPLHGIHLAMSGCPSSCAMSYTADIGLKGVKIRRGLRVVDAFDVYLGGGCAGEIQMGVLYRKAVPFDQLPELLERVVREFYLRRGDNDTFSAYWRARLRGAKAEKPKEDLPRWLCGACGHLHVAEDPPPFCPVCAALRARFEPAPEESPASETPPTGPWACGSCGHKPEGDPPELCPVCGAPRSGFRRGAPAAARPAPPPAGKRLLIVGGSIAGHTAAQTARELDPACRITLVTDEKHSFYNRLNLTRYLAEEVKRDDLFDYTADWYAERRIEVLTGARVIGLDPVKKTALLDEGRELPFDACILAHGSSAALPPFWRPDVPGVFLLRTLEDVEGILGRAKPGARAVVIGGGVLGLEAAYGIVKRGGSVRVFELAPRLMPRQLDLAAAALFAEKVRRKGIEAHCGAAVRTLSEGVLELSDGRRFEFDLAVVSTGIRPNIDWVKRSGLHCARGVLVDDRMQTSAEGIFAAGDVVEWRGQVVGLWGNAIEQAKVAAAGAVGKLAFFQGFLPVTILKCLGIPLVSMGEILEDGGGVTSHVRNDAAAGTYRRVIFRHGIPVGGILLGTSAGMGEMRKLIEGGLELEKLKKKVAPEEAVAVP
- a CDS encoding MFS transporter — encoded protein: MIAYFRSLDPKGVRAGLLAVAALGAGIVLGSRTLRYYDPILLTYTFGTLFSAFAVAYRYAVWLQRPATRMYAGRVPELLRRGGWGRNLAFLARAAWENLLAQRFIRRRGRLRWVTHFLIAWGCALAGAVTFPLVFGWLHFESVPERPEIYRVLFLGVAVGSFDTSSPVRYVLFNLLNLSAVLVIVGVALALRRRLRDPASLARQQFGNDLVPLILLLAISVTGLMLTFSTHALGGAGSQVLSLVHALTVCATLLYLPFGKLFHIVQRPLHLAVHLYRRAEEKEPAARCRRCGEAFAPARQMEDLRQVLAASGLALEVDVCPRCRRRAIGVSQGRFLAEARRG
- a CDS encoding molybdopterin oxidoreductase family protein, with the translated sequence MARPPLSIEDLVAAYGPRLHDAPPGGWEDRRPPDRRVRTHCCFCGVQCGIQLKVRDERVVGFEPWEEFPVNRGMLCPKGVKRYLQGSHPDRLLAPLVRTDGGFREADWPEALDLVEAGIRRVQERWGRDAFAVLSGASLTNEKAYLMGKFARVALRTKNIDYNGRLCMVSAGAANRMAFGIDRAANPWSDLPLAETIIVAGANIGECFPVLTDYLWRARDRGARLILIDPRITPVGRTADLVLPVRPGRDSALLNGLLHVCLRRGWIDRDFIAHHTTGFEAVERVVREYTPERVASIAGVPAVAIERAAEAWGTARTGMFLHARGIEHHTKGVENCLAAINLVLATGKIGRPGCGYSTITGQGNGQGGREHGQRCNQLPSGRDIDNPEHRRLVAERWGVCEEELPGPGLPSTQMMEAIHRGEIRGLLSICFNPLVSLPDAEHTRAALEKLEFFAVIDFFMSETARHADVILPGSLHEEDEGTVTTAEGRVVRVRQAVRPPGKARLDWEIVCDLARRFAPWDRFPYSCVEDIFRELRHVSRGGTCDYYGITYEKIERQHGVFWPCPELDHPGTPRLFEGGRFYHPDGRARFHAVEYRPPAEDVDEEYPVILTTGRVVSQYLSGSQTRRIGPLVEQYPEPRVEMHPELAARVGVATGERVRVTSRRGEVILPCLVTRTIRPDTVFIPYHWPGEKSANRLTLRALDPVSKIPEFKVCAVRVEKAP
- a CDS encoding 4Fe-4S dicluster domain-containing protein gives rise to the protein MIDPELEFVLDPSRCIGCRACVHACAECETHRGISMIHLEEADRAESTQTVPVVCLHCEDPACANACPADAIKKTDDGVVQSALQSRCVGCSNCVLACPFGVPRYVARIDQMMKCDLCYDRTSAGKRPMCATVCPSGALWFGPRRALEGTRRERPAYRFRFEGQVVRTKVGMMVPPGADELDVARWMGEGGGDGRNAGVEGRLPDLVGR
- a CDS encoding Rieske 2Fe-2S domain-containing protein, with amino-acid sequence MAGTPAWKDDFPISWADDHYVTRREFTKSLVLVSGAACAANGTLAALGLRDARAAAPEPVRIGTVRDLPVGGSRVFEYPGPGAPCLLVRLEEDRFEAFGQKCTHLGCPVVFRAATRKLHCPCHEGYFSAEDGRVLAGPPPRPLPRIELERRGDELWAIGIRR
- a CDS encoding DUF6755 family protein, with product MGDRDSSLRARRAERAREMSVIYAVMACLVLLILVQFLLLMAAVDGYLAGRWAGLLPAAGGSALCFAASCALVRCVVPRREGGPRCG